AGCAGAAACAGCCGCTTTGGCAACTCTCTCTGATCTTTTTTAATAGCAGTGTTTTGCAGTTTCTAGTTGGCTAGGCATTTCATCAGAAGCTAAGGGGAAAAACAGAGTAGGTTTGTTTGTGTCTGTTTTACAAATTGTTTCATAAGATCAGTACTTTATGTTCATAGTTTCGGTAGGAatgcaaggaagagaaaaaagtctGTTATAAAAATACGAATTGTTTATTCTTGGTTTCCTTAGTATCTCAGAAACTGGTTTTCAAGACagcttttgtgtgtgcatggtTTGTCAAATGCACCTCTCTCTGACTCGGTAGTGCCATTATCTGCTTCTGAATCCCTGAATTCTGAGCAGGTTTTCTGCCAGAAGTGGCTGATTTTATCATTTCCAATCTGCCAGTGCAATGGTCATTAATGGCCTGCTGAAGTTACACTGAAGATTTGCACTGCACCTTGTTTTGATGGGAAAAGTGTTAATGCTTGAATAAATGACACTGGATCTCTTCTTTGCTGAAAAGCTGCCCTTAATTCTTCTTGCTATGTGCATTCTAAAACCTGCTTTTGTTCTAGCTGGTAAAGATTTGCCTAGAAGCAGTCTTGCTTCCTCCACGCTGGAGAGTACTGTGCAGGACGGCATAGTGGCTACAGGTCATGCAAAAGATCTATGCCTGTACTTCTCTCTGGATGCAGGCATGGTGCACCTGTAGCCAGCATCATTAGAATGTAGACAAATGAGGAATATTTCTGTTATGAGAACAATAATCAAAACAGGCTTTTTGTAATTCAGCCTTTGAACACTGCAAGTCTTATTCTTGAATATTTTGAGGAAATGATGGCTTGTGACATTTGTTGTAATGCACTAACTTACTGTAATTGTTTTCCGTACCACAACCGTGTTTTCCTTTTTAGGCTGCAGCAAGACATCAGTGCTCTTACCTTGTTAACCTCCATGTGAATGACTTCCTTCACGTTGGTGGAGACCCTAAATGGTTGAATGGGCTGGAAAATGCACCTCAAAAACTGCAGAATTTGGGAGAACTGAACAAAATGCTGGCTCACCGACCCTGGCTTATCACCAAGGAGCATATCGAGGTAGATCTTTCATGGAGTAATGTGAATGTACCCTTGTTTTTCAGTAAATGCAATCTTAGGGTTAGGAGCCAGACAGGGTGAGAGATGTTCTGTGTTTCAGATCACTTTCATTTCGGTGTTTAGTCACTGCGATACTGCGTGCATGATATATCACTTGTGCTAACCCCGTAAAACTGGCATAATCATTACTGGTCTCAAACCACAAACCAATTTAATTTATGATACGCTGGTATTTCAGAGTTGTCATGTCAGAATTCTGTTGGTGCGATGCTGGTGTGGTCAGATGTGCACTTCCTTAAGTTGGATGCTGTCAGTAACCAGAAATCCCCGAGCATTTCTGAGATGGTGCCAGGCTGAACACAGATCACCATGTTTTTGTCCCAGTATTTGCTGGTTCAAACGCTCAGTTTTCCGAGCTCTAATCTCTCTGCAGGCATTTCTGAGTCCCTGGTGTTTACATCTAAGATaattttatttggggggggggggtggggaaagTCAGTAgtaagaacaaaaggaaaaggctaAATGCCCCCACACTGCCCCTGCATGGCAGTTCGGAGGTGACCGATGCCCAGGCTGGGAGtgggggagcaggagggcagagcagcccagggACGCCGTGGCAGTGCAGGGTGGAAGCCGGCCAGCAGCGCAGCACCAACCAGCCACAAAGcggctgcttctgctgctctttcctCCGAGAGTAACCCAGCTCAGCCAGCTTTGGGTGTTCAGCGACAGCAGCTCTCACAGTAGGGGcacccctgcccggccctggccGTGGCTACTGGAGCAattttccctcctctgcccttctCTTTACCTGTAGCACGGAAGTGGGTGCTGGGACTCGCTCCGCGCTGCCTGCCAGGTGGAGAGCGGAGGCAGGACCCTGGGCTGTGGGGGAGGACGCACGCTTTGCCAGGAGGCCCAAACCTCCCACACTTTCCTGCCTGAAGGGGAAGTTGGGGTTTGAAGCTTCTTGTCAAACGCAGAGCATTCCACCCACAGGGACCAGGCGCAGGGAGCCCAGCCTTGATGCCAGGTTCTTGCACAGCTGATCTGCCAGGAGGTGCCAGCGTTTTCCGAGTCTGTAAAGGCCGGTTGAAGAAAGAGGCAACTGTTGTGGTTGCGTCTTCACCAGAGGTGTGAGATTTCGACACAAGCCAGTCTGGCTTCAGTGCAAACCGTATGGTGCAAAACAGAAACCCCAACTGCCTCGATAGCTGCTTGGgggctggagaagggagagaagtCACCAGGTCAGCTATCAGCAGGTAACCTGCTAACAGGTCAGCGAGCATGCAGAGAGTTAGGGCAGAAGGGAGCTAGGGAGCAACTGtggattttgaaaaaataattttatccgTCAAATAAATGTGTTGATAAATTCCATGAAAGTGGAATCGTGGAAcccctttttaaaagtaatgctTTTgtcttgcattatttttaaagcaacttcTGAAGACTGAAGAGAACAGCTGGTCCCTGGCGGAGCTGATCCACGCAGTAGTTCTCCTTACACACTACCACTCCCTGGCTTCCTTCACGTTTGGCTGTGGAATCAGCCCGGAGATCGACTGTGAAGGGGGTCACACCTTCAGGCCACCTTCCGTCAGTAACTACTGCATCTGCGATATGACAAATGGTTACCACGGGGTGGATGACGTTCATGCCAGCCCAACTGTGAGTATCCTGGGAAGTGTCTGAAAACTCTCCTTCAACTGAAGTAGTTTCTTTGTAAACTGAATACACCGAGGATACCCGTGCATGCATCTCTTTTTGTTCAGTGGGATTGATGAGCCTAACCTAGCTGAGGACTAACCTGTTGAAAAGATATATTAAGGAGGAGCTGAAATGGCACTGGGGAAAGCTAGCAAAGGAAGAGACAAAGATACAATCTCTCTTGTCTATTTTTTTGATCTCTTATCTGTTTGCCTATCTGAGTGACTGCTGCTGACCTCAGCTTGATAATGATACACGTCCTGAGTAGCAGTGGCCAGGAAAGCTTTTTATTCCACGTGTGCAGTGGAAATTTGGCTCTTCCTTTGATTCTAGTCTTTGATGCCCTGAGGTGTTTGTGGTGCATCACACGACAGATCGTTCGCAGTTTTCTGACCCTGTGTCTAAAACAGTActtcctgcctgcagcacttgTGCTCACTGATCTGCACTTGCTTCCAGTTGGTGAGAAGCATGATGTGAACTGAGCGCTGGTTTAAGAGCAGCGACAACAGGATATTTTCAGTGTAGGTTCCTTGCTTGTGAGACTTTGCTCTAATAGCGTGGGTGGCACTCAGATTTTGTTGGATGAGCTTGCCGGTTTTCTCAAGGGGCAAGTTGACagcaaaaggcagagagaaaaaggggcgaataatttaaattgaagataacttcattttgctttgtgctgATGGATTTTTACAGGACCAGATACTGAATTAATAGCATATTGTGATGGTGCTGAAACAGCTCTTGTGAAGTCAGATTATCTTGCGCTAGCTGTCCTTTGAGGCTTCATTACATTTGCGTTTACACTcactcttcctttccctttcgATATGTTTTCTTCAATATGtgagcagagaaagggaaaaatacagttGGGTAGTAAATTGTGGTTACTTCCTCTATCAGAATTTCTGTTACAGCccctatttttttcagttgttaaaCATTTAGATTAgctaaaagaaattatttcaattttattgtGACAACCACTTGTTCCCAAACACAGTAAGTCttaaaatatactaaaaatacCTGAGATCTTATTGAGAAAAGATGATGACTAAATGTGAACTGTTAGGTCAGTACAGATTTCTTTCAAGAgctgttttcctggaaaaatcaGTATTTAATGATGTAAATGAAGGAGACAGCCTGCATTTAAATTTTCTGGCTTGATGATTTCTACTGTAATTGTCAGTTCTTGTTACACagggaaatgaaatgtttgtgtcTCCTTTTCAAGACTACAGAGTCCGTCTGTGAAGTTGAAGCTCTCatggagaaaatgaagcagctgcaggagtgCAGAGATGAAGAGGAAGCCAGCCAAGAAGAGATGGCCACCCGttttgaaagagagaagagggaaagcATGTTCGTGTGTTCTTCAGGTAGCACAGATGTACTGTGTATATGTGTTCTAAATCGCTTTAAGAAATAAGTGTTGTTTGATGTCTCAAAAACAGTACCTTTGCTTTGAAGGGATCAAGATTAGGGGTGCCTGGTTTTCTTGCAGGATCACTTagaagcaaagcagtgccaagATTTGTGGCACCCCAAACATACATTAATACTTACTGACCAATATCGTGTTTACTAGAAATTTATTTCCAACAGAAATGTGAAACTTTTAAACCTCTTTCATGAGGCGTTGTAAAAAGAAGTCCTTAGATGTAGCTTTTTAAGTCTACAAAACGTTACGTTTCAGGTGACTCTGAAATAACACTTAATCTGTTAGAAGCTTAGGGTTGTTGTGGGTTCTTCaatgttttcctgtaaaataaACTTGGCATGGAAGACTTAGAGGTCTTTTTTCAATAAGCTCTCTGTTCCAAACCAAGTTTCCCCTTTACAGGTTTAAAGACCTCCTGAGTTCAGAGCAAAGTACCCCCTAGACCAGAGGGATAGGGTGAAGACTGGtacacaaaagaaaggaaaaaagatgtttGCAGATCAGAAAGATTGAGTGTTTTTCATGGAATTGCCTCTAAAAAAAGAATAGCTGAATTCACACTAAGGTGTACCAAAGAATTTTATTACAGGTATTCCAGTGAAActgtgtgtttatttaaaaagcacagaCTCCCATTCTTCTGTAACAGTTCCCCTAGTACACTTCAGTTTGTTCTTACTGAAATTGCATGAAATTCTCTTTGCAATTAACAGAAGATGAAGAATCGGCACCGACAAGAGATGTGTCTCGTCACTTTGAGGATACCAGCTATGGTTACAAAGACTTCTCCAGACATGGAATGCACGTGCCCACCTTCCGAGCTCAGGTAACAAGGATGGGGGCTGCTCTCAGGAAGCTTGGGGTGCGGTCTGTTTGTTGTGTGGCAAATACCAAACCCAGAAATTGCTGTGCTGTAACTTACTGCCCCAAGGATGACAAGACTTAAAGCAGAAACCAACTGAACAAAACCCCCATACTGGATTATGTGCCCTGAGAGAGATTACATTAAAGCACAAGGCCTTCACAagttcatttctgaaatgctcCATTCTGCATTTTTACTTCTTCTAAGGATTATTCCTGGGAAGACCATGGCTATTCCTTGGTTAATCGTCTTTACCCAGACGTGGGACAGCTACTTGATGAGAAGTTTCACATTGCTTATAATCTGACTTACAACACAATGGCCATGCACAAAGACGTGGATACCTCAATGCTAAGACGAGCTATTTGGAACTATATTCATTGTATGTTTGGAATAAGGTCAGTTTTGCTACGGTTTTTGTACATATCAGAATTgttagcattattattattatttttttactcagACCAAGCAGAGCTATTTATTAAGCAAACATacatgtgtggttttttttaaaaaaaaacatatttgtatGTATGGGGAAGGGCCACTAGTGGTACAAATTagacagtaatttattttctggaaggaACCTACAAACAAGGCAAGTGAAATATCTGGttcttgaaaatgaaagtgtttttatttcaattctgAACAGATACGATGACTATGACTATGGTGAAATTAATCAGTTGTTGGACCGCAGCTTTAAAGTTTATATCAAGACTGTGGTTTGCACTCCTGAAAAGACCACAAAAAGAATGTACGATAGCTTCTGGAGGCAGTTTGAACACTCTGAGAAGGTACAGTGTGCGTGCGGTCTGAGGGACACGGGTGGGAGATCTGTTTGTCATGCTACCGCCACACCTACCCAGCTAGCATTTAAGCTTTGGCTGATGTGACTGGGATTCTGCTTGTGTTCAGTAAATTAATTCGGGGTATAGCACTTCccagactgaaatattttttcttttcatactgTGAATGGCCCCAAAGCAGTTACTTTAGTTAAAAGTCTAAGTGCCTACTGCTGGGTTACAGTCTGAATTGCACCTTCtggtaatattttttaatcagtgttCATATCAAAGGCTCCATTTCTTGCTAAACTCCTCGTGAAAACAGTTTAGAGATACCGAATTATAACAGGGATACTATAACCGTGATGATTTAAGGGTGAAAAAAACTACTATATgtggtttggctttttttgttaGACTTACAAGCTTTCAAGCACATAAACCCTTCTTTAAAGCCCCGAACCTTGCATCTCCCTAACCATCAAAATCCAAGGATCATACATGTTCCTGAATGCAATCACCAGCCACTCTCACCGTCCTCATGGAAGTAACGTCAGTGAAACCAAACACAGCCCTTACATGCCAAAACAAACTGTCAGCTAACCTGCTGTCAGTGAGAGAATACTTTTCACCCCCCTCCACCACATAGTTTCTGATCTCCTCCCCaaagaaatacagtaaataCATTGAGAAGATGAGCTGGGGCACTCAAATTCGTACCTCTGGCAGCTACTGAAAGCCTCTATCTCAACAGAGACAATAGTTTTATGGCATGTTACAGTTCCTGGTGTGCTTCACCTCAGCTAACCGCTCCCATGTTGTTCAGGTGATAATTACctgtgtttctctctctgtcccacagGGGCAAACGACCTTATCACCTCTTCCTTTGCTAACAACCCCCTCCGCTCCACAGGTACCAACCACCCTTTTGCCTTCGACTAATTAATTAACTGAATTAAGCTCAATTTCAACAGTTGTTCCCAAGCTGCACATAGCCTGCTGCTGATGAAGGGCTTCTGTGCTTGAAagcttgtctgtttttttccagctaaaCCAGTTGGTCTACTAAAGGTCACCTACCTTTTCTTACGAACCTGGCCCTGCTTAAACGTACCTGTGCCCCGTTGCTGCACCGTGCTACAGTACCGGAGCGTTCCTTAAATCTTTCCTCCTTCAGCAAGCTTTCCTGATAGAGCTAATTAGCTGGGTAGCTGAAACGTGCAAAGCGCTCCCCCACTGCTAAGGCAAAAACTAATACGAAAACCACAGCCCCACAGACTTCCTTTTACCGAAGCACGTTACTGCGAGCGCTTTGCTAATGCACAACTTCTTTTGTTTCCCAAAGGTCCATGTAAATTTGCTTCTGGTAGAAGCTCGGATGCAAGCCGAACTACTTTATGCTCTGAGAGCTATTACTCGCTATATGACCTGATGCCTCCAGCTGCCTGTCGACGTTGGAATGTTGTGCAGCTGCGGTATGGCAGAGGAAGATACGAAGCCTCAGGACCAACGGTAGCTATAAATTAAGACGCCCATTGTGCCATAACTCCTTTAGTTTCAGCTATTTCCGTGTTTGGAATATCACTGCTGCCAGTAGGCAGTGAACGCTTGGCAGTTGAAAAGACAGGGTTGtgcagaagtgctgcctgatCATGGTATTTTGGCTTTAGACAGCACGGGACACTCTATGAACTTGTGGCAATATAGCAAATGATAGGTATATAGATCTTCTAAGGCAAATACAACAGGAGTTGGAGCGTGAAAAGAAGTGGGACTTgatgacatttgctttccctacaagaataattttagaaaatgttgATGCTGCTATTTGTGCTGGTGGAGTGAACAGACACAGGCTGTTCCAGTTAAGCTAAAAGTGAAAGTGAGCACTGCTATTGTCTGAGCCTTTATTGTGTGTGGTTTCAAAAAAGCCTTgttatttagatttttaatcAGAACTAAACCTCTTCTGTCCACACTGATGATTTGAAAGATAGCAGTCAATTTTCTCAAATAATTTAGCCTTAAGATGCTATAGGACATTTGTTCAGCATTATTTGGTGAGCTCCAAAGTGCAATGGTCTTCCTATGGAAAGGAGAGGACATCGGTCCTCCGAGCTTTTTAGAGATCTAACTACATGAAGTGTCGAGTAGCTTCTTGTCCTGTTTTTCAAGGGTGAACTGATACCTGTTCAGGAGCTAGGACAAGGTGTGGGAATGTTGTTCTAGACTGCCAAACAGTCCTACTGTATTACATGCCCAGCGCTGGTCTTACTGATTTTTTGCAGTTGCTTAAATAACTAGGCTAAATATGATCTATTTTTAGTAAATCAAAACATGATTAAAATGCTGACATTTAATATACAGTGGTTTTGGAGAACACATGAATACTTTTGTATGAGTGTGAATCGCTTTTTAAATTTGTCAGTATTAttggtattttttaaataaaggtaaCAACTTTTTCTCTTGGTGTTTTTGTGTGGTTTAACTTCACATTTCTCTTCTTACTGGTTGACTCACTCGTTCACATACCCAGTGTACTAAagactgttttaaaatgcttgaaaCAGTAACTGAGCAAATGTACTTAAAATGACAaaccatgatttttttcaacCAAGTCTAAAGCGGTAGGagataaagttttaaaaaaacgTATTTATCTCTTCACTAAAATCACAGTGGGAGCACCTCTCACATACCTTCCTGGTATCCTCCCTCATTCCTTCCCTTAGTCTTCTACCCTCTATTCAGGTATGCTCTGCCACACAGGGTTTGCTGCTGCCTCACAGGTAAGGGGTGTGAGATGACTGGAGacagcaaatgtatttttatataaccACTTCTTTTCAACAACTAGCTCTAAATATCACTTGGAGATTAACAGGGATTTTAAAACGGTCCAGCAGTGAACTTAGTTCCAGATTAGGCTGCTGGTTTTCACAGACTACTGCCAAAAAGACCTCTGGCATCAAAAGGGATATTCACTGTGCAGTCAGGCTGAGGAATTTATGGCAAGAGGCACCAGGGAGTGGGAGGGGGATTTagaacagttcagttggaagggatcaaCAgtgatcaagtccaactgcctggcCGCCTTtgggctaaccaaaagttacaGCGTGCTATCTAGggcgttgtccaaatgcctccTGAGCACCGACAGGCTTGGGGCACTGACCACCTCTCCAGGAAGCCcattccagtgtttgaccaccctcacggtaAAAGAATTTCCCctgatgtccagtctgaaccttcctggcacagctttgcGTTGTTCCTGTGCATCCTGACATCAGTTCccagggaggggagcagagcccagcacctccctctgcaCTTCCCCTCCTTGGGAGGTTGCAGAGAGCAGCGAGGTggcctctgagcctcctctcctccagcctggACAACCCCAgcgtcctcagcctctcctcccaggacaggccttccagcccttttaccagcgTTGTTGGCCTCCTCTGGAAGCCTTCAAGGCCCTTAACATCGTTTTTACATTGTGGCGCCCAGAACCGCACACAATACCTtcagtactgagccctggggaacaccgctggTGCCCGGCCACCAGCCAGGTCCAGCCCCATTTACTGCAAACCTCTGCGCGCTGCCCTTGAGGCAGGTCATTTGGTGTGAACGTGTTTATCTCACAGGTGGACAGTCTGATACCATCcttcacagcatccttctggacTAAGGCCTTACTGCAATCCAGAAAGATGATATCTGATGCCTGAGTGACCAACTTTTTGGGACACACTCCTACAGCTGGCTGTAATGGGGGTTCCAGTACACTCAAGTGTAGAAACTCTGGCCTGCTTACAGGAATGTAGGCGCCTTCTGTgtaaggcagaaaataaatggatttaGCCAACCCCACAAGTAGAGTTAAGCTAGCTCAAACTGGTTTCTGTCACTACGGCACACTCTGAGAACACTTACACTCCAAGAAGctaaaatatctaaaatgaTCTAGGGGAGAAAGATTAATAAACTGTCGAAAATTGTGACTAACAGGAAGCATCTGCTATTTCCTCTTAACTAAAAATACAGGATTTCTAATGTtccaaaaacagcaaaactttCCTGTCTAAAGGCATATCATAAAACTAACTTATGCCTAATGCCACACAAAAAAGTGTCTTCCCCATCTGCAAATGGAGTTTCTGCAGCATCTGATTGTGCTGCTGTTCTTTTAATGGTTCAGAGGTAGACAGGAAACTTCCAGAAAGCCCAAACTGCCTGGTTCCAGCATAAAACCTCCAGACACATGCTGGGACATGCACACACTCTCTCCCCTTTCAAGCAGTAAACAGCAGCGTGTGCGAAGGGCTTCATGCCGTCACATTTTCGAACAGGAGTAACCACAACCTGCAGACAATCGTAACTACACATGGAGCTACTCACCTTGGAGTAAGGGGCTGAAAATGCTCGGGGTTTTCCCCTTACCAACGCTAAGGCATTTGTGGTCCTAAGCAGAAGAGAGCAAGCAAGGCTGTTAAGAGCAGTGGCAACGtgtctttaaaaacatgaaaacggTTAAATCGCCAGCAAAAGTCACACTCTGACAGTGGAAATCGGCTATcgctgcacagagcagcagccgTGTGGGATGCCAGGGCGTGAGGAAGGAACAAGCCACGACACCACCGCAGTCGCTGACGTGGTGTGAGCTGCCTTCGTCTGCTGCGAGCTGTGAGCCTGCACGCTCccgggcagctcctgcagcacatGGCTGCACGGCGCAGCAGCAACACCTCAACGCTCCCCGAATGTCGTGGGCGTGAGTCGTGTTCAAAACTCACCCCAAGAGATGGAGGTGGGGGAACCTGCCCAAAAGGCCTGGCAACACGTGGAAGGAGATGGTGTGAGCGTGGCCTTGCTCCCAGTGGCAGCGTGAACACACCCAGTCGGTGCCAGCaactattaaaagaaaacaaaacaaacaacaacaacaaaaacccacagcaTTCTCTTTTGAACCTCTGGTTATAGGAGCATGACAGAGCCATCTGCCCCATGAGCAGCAATTAACaatcctccccagcagcccctgacTTTCCATCTCATAGTTTCAGTTCAAAACTTTGCATATGTGCACATGTTCaaccaagacaaaaaaaaagtggcagagGTTGCATGGTTGCATACTTGGTCTCTAAATAGGAAGGGCTCCTGAAGTCACAAGAGAGCTGCACTGAGGTTTGCCACAAAGACAACCAGATGGTGGAAGATGCCGTATGAGTACATCAGAAATTGAACATTTTGGGGCTTATAATTGTTACCCACAagttttgttcagaaaaagaCATGGACCTGTGAAGCTCCTTGGGTGCTCTGAGgcctctgctgtcctttctgCTCCACCCAGCGCTCCTGCACGTGTCTCTTCCTGAAGCCATCACAGGACAAACTCTT
This genomic stretch from Anser cygnoides isolate HZ-2024a breed goose chromosome 3, Taihu_goose_T2T_genome, whole genome shotgun sequence harbors:
- the SESN1 gene encoding sestrin-1 isoform X5 — translated: MMHTLFADSFATLGRLDNVTLVMVFHPQYLESFLKTQHYLLQMDGPLPLHYRHYIGIMAAARHQCSYLVNLHVNDFLHVGGDPKWLNGLENAPQKLQNLGELNKMLAHRPWLITKEHIEQLLKTEENSWSLAELIHAVVLLTHYHSLASFTFGCGISPEIDCEGGHTFRPPSVSNYCICDMTNGYHGVDDVHASPTTTESVCEVEALMEKMKQLQECRDEEEASQEEMATRFEREKRESMFVCSSEDEESAPTRDVSRHFEDTSYGYKDFSRHGMHVPTFRAQDYSWEDHGYSLVNRLYPDVGQLLDEKFHIAYNLTYNTMAMHKDVDTSMLRRAIWNYIHCMFGIRYDDYDYGEINQLLDRSFKVYIKTVVCTPEKTTKRMYDSFWRQFEHSEKGQTTLSPLPLLTTPSAPQVHVNLLLVEARMQAELLYALRAITRYMT
- the SESN1 gene encoding sestrin-1 isoform X1; the protein is MRCGQRAAGSFSSGAGRLPRLRHGASAAGLLRRRGGSMEEREGDVRWDGLCSRDAAARAAALEHVGQAVLRRGGAAAAPRVLARLLMLAKRCPFRDVREKSEAILSGVQELGIRIPRPLGHGPSRFIPEKETIQVGNEDAMMHTLFADSFATLGRLDNVTLVMVFHPQYLESFLKTQHYLLQMDGPLPLHYRHYIGIMAAARHQCSYLVNLHVNDFLHVGGDPKWLNGLENAPQKLQNLGELNKMLAHRPWLITKEHIEQLLKTEENSWSLAELIHAVVLLTHYHSLASFTFGCGISPEIDCEGGHTFRPPSVSNYCICDMTNGYHGVDDVHASPTTTESVCEVEALMEKMKQLQECRDEEEASQEEMATRFEREKRESMFVCSSEDEESAPTRDVSRHFEDTSYGYKDFSRHGMHVPTFRAQDYSWEDHGYSLVNRLYPDVGQLLDEKFHIAYNLTYNTMAMHKDVDTSMLRRAIWNYIHCMFGIRYDDYDYGEINQLLDRSFKVYIKTVVCTPEKTTKRMYDSFWRQFEHSEKGQTTLSPLPLLTTPSAPQVHVNLLLVEARMQAELLYALRAITRYMT
- the SESN1 gene encoding sestrin-1 isoform X4 gives rise to the protein MRCGQRAAGSFSSGAGRLPRLRHGASAAGLLRRRGGSMEEREGDVRWDGLCSRDAAARAAALEHVGQAVLRRGGAAAAPRVLARLLMLAKRCPFRDVREKSEAILSGVQELGIRIPRPLGHGPSRFIPEKETIQVGNEDAMMHTLFADSFATLGRLDNVTLVMVFHPQYLESFLKTQHYLLQMDGPLPLHYRHYIGIMAAARHQCSYLVNLHVNDFLHVGGDPKWLNGLENAPQKLQNLGELNKMLAHRPWLITKEHIEQLLKTEENSWSLAELIHAVVLLTHYHSLASFTFGCGISPEIDCEGGHTFRPPSVSNYCICDMTNGYHGVDDVHASPTTTESVCEVEALMEKMKQLQECRDEEEASQEEMATRFEREKRESMFVCSSDEESAPTRDVSRHFEDTSYGYKDFSRHGMHVPTFRAQDYSWEDHGYSLVNRLYPDVGQLLDEKFHIAYNLTYNTMAMHKDVDTSMLRRAIWNYIHCMFGIRYDDYDYGEINQLLDRSFKVYIKTVVCTPEKTTKRMYDSFWRQFEHSEKVHVNLLLVEARMQAELLYALRAITRYMT
- the SESN1 gene encoding sestrin-1 isoform X3 gives rise to the protein MRCGQRAAGSFSSGAGRLPRLRHGASAAGLLRRRGGSMEEREGDVRWDGLCSRDAAARAAALEHVGQAVLRRGGAAAAPRVLARLLMLAKRCPFRDVREKSEAILSGVQELGIRIPRPLGHGPSRFIPEKETIQVGNEDAMMHTLFADSFATLGRLDNVTLVMVFHPQYLESFLKTQHYLLQMDGPLPLHYRHYIGIMAAARHQCSYLVNLHVNDFLHVGGDPKWLNGLENAPQKLQNLGELNKMLAHRPWLITKEHIEQLLKTEENSWSLAELIHAVVLLTHYHSLASFTFGCGISPEIDCEGGHTFRPPSVSNYCICDMTNGYHGVDDVHASPTTTESVCEVEALMEKMKQLQECRDEEEASQEEMATRFEREKRESMFVCSSEDEESAPTRDVSRHFEDTSYGYKDFSRHGMHVPTFRAQDYSWEDHGYSLVNRLYPDVGQLLDEKFHIAYNLTYNTMAMHKDVDTSMLRRAIWNYIHCMFGIRYDDYDYGEINQLLDRSFKVYIKTVVCTPEKTTKRMYDSFWRQFEHSEKVHVNLLLVEARMQAELLYALRAITRYMT
- the SESN1 gene encoding sestrin-1 isoform X2 produces the protein MRCGQRAAGSFSSGAGRLPRLRHGASAAGLLRRRGGSMEEREGDVRWDGLCSRDAAARAAALEHVGQAVLRRGGAAAAPRVLARLLMLAKRCPFRDVREKSEAILSGVQELGIRIPRPLGHGPSRFIPEKETIQVGNEDAMMHTLFADSFATLGRLDNVTLVMVFHPQYLESFLKTQHYLLQMDGPLPLHYRHYIGIMAAARHQCSYLVNLHVNDFLHVGGDPKWLNGLENAPQKLQNLGELNKMLAHRPWLITKEHIEQLLKTEENSWSLAELIHAVVLLTHYHSLASFTFGCGISPEIDCEGGHTFRPPSVSNYCICDMTNGYHGVDDVHASPTTTESVCEVEALMEKMKQLQECRDEEEASQEEMATRFEREKRESMFVCSSDEESAPTRDVSRHFEDTSYGYKDFSRHGMHVPTFRAQDYSWEDHGYSLVNRLYPDVGQLLDEKFHIAYNLTYNTMAMHKDVDTSMLRRAIWNYIHCMFGIRYDDYDYGEINQLLDRSFKVYIKTVVCTPEKTTKRMYDSFWRQFEHSEKGQTTLSPLPLLTTPSAPQVHVNLLLVEARMQAELLYALRAITRYMT